Genomic window (Armatimonadota bacterium):
TGCCCATGCTCCTGGAAGGCAAGAAGGGCCTCGTCCTCAACGTCACCAATAAGAACAGCATCGGCTGGGCCATCGCCGACGCTGCGAACGCGCACGGAGCGACCGTCGGCGTCGGCGCGCAGAACGACAAGCTGCTCGGTCGGGTGCAGGAGATGATCGACGGGCGGGAGCGGTTCGACACGTTCACGGTCGATTTCGGGTTCGACGACCAGCTCGAAGCTTTGCGCGACGCCGTCGCTGCGGCGTACGGCACGATCGACTTCCTCGTCCACAGCGCCGCCTTTGCCAAGAAGGAAGACCTCCAGGGACGATTCATCGACACGAGCCGCGACGGCTTTTCGGTCGCTATGGACGTCAGCGCCTACTCCCTGATCGCACTTTGCCGAGCCCTCGAACCCGTCCTTGCGGACGACGCGAGCGTCATGACGATGAGCTACCTCGGTAGCGTCCGTGCGGTCTTGGGCTACAACGTCATGGGGGTGGCGAAGGCCGCGCTGGAATCGGCGGTCCGATACCTGGCCATCGACCTTGGGGAGCGCGGCATCCGGGTCAATACGGTCAGCCCGGGCCCGATCAACACGGTTTCGGCACGCGGCGTCAAGGGCCTGATCGAGAAGATCGATCACGTCCACGAGCGGGCCCCTCTCAAACGCCCGTTCGCCCAAGAAGAAGTGGCCGGTACCTGCGTCTACCTGATGAGCGACCTTTCCAAGGGAGTCAGCGGACAGGTCGTCTACGTCGACGACGGTTACAACGTCGTCGGCATCTGACATCCTTGCCGGCTGACCCGTGTAGACTCCGGCGAGCATGACCACCTTACTTGTCGTCGCCGCCCTGATAGCGCCTGTCCAAGACTTCGTCGGCCACACGCGCGAGGTGAGCAGCCTCGCTGTCTCCCCTGACGGCAAGTGGCTCGCTTCCGGAAGCGTCGACCTCACCGTCAGGATCTGGGACGCGAAGACGCGGCAGTGCGTGAAGGTGCTCGAAGGGCACGACGGCGAGGTGAAATGCTTGGCGTTCAGCCCCGACGGCAAGACCCTCGCCA
Coding sequences:
- a CDS encoding enoyl-ACP reductase, whose amino-acid sequence is MLLEGKKGLVLNVTNKNSIGWAIADAANAHGATVGVGAQNDKLLGRVQEMIDGRERFDTFTVDFGFDDQLEALRDAVAAAYGTIDFLVHSAAFAKKEDLQGRFIDTSRDGFSVAMDVSAYSLIALCRALEPVLADDASVMTMSYLGSVRAVLGYNVMGVAKAALESAVRYLAIDLGERGIRVNTVSPGPINTVSARGVKGLIEKIDHVHERAPLKRPFAQEEVAGTCVYLMSDLSKGVSGQVVYVDDGYNVVGI